A single Candidatus Thalassolituus haligoni DNA region contains:
- a CDS encoding transglutaminaseTgpA domain-containing protein — translation MAHSEPHLATTADQRSASVRTLIGWFSAQLALAVAGAGISLFGFWPGLGLALLTLIGSGLTLYLGWQPDRTPSHQADSPDKKRFKTVSDSLAIVGLIVFAGLIFTVGILPALLVLLLLAQLAINLVTEKPLLLFYGLVNGFAFLLLGAAEATSGGYLLVIAGYAFCVVMTLSVLWCVQATTDSRISLIRQRAIHEDLLFFSAATHPPESQAKRSERFKPSATILAAALLVICAGVIYLFLPRLPAANLGSQLSRATTLYNNVDWQAQAKRVDLTSQDEHSQTHNKGQANDLNQDQLNSDLSDSPLPLWEGLDPSAAQFDYRGFRDEMNLNDSPYGNNTTTADLNQIIALMKAPHGSYLKVRTFDHFDGLRWTSSVTAFRKQETDLWGNVVLAGEQIDSGNFQQQITLKQGMSAWLPAAADPVALWLPAVVMATDAFGQPVLPAPLQANTQYTVLSRQQLVDNRPASYTPKPRDHDLQLPYNLDDRIPALAQSVTANAHTPYQQAQALEQHLRSEYRYSFDSALTSQGVTPLPAFLFESREGHCEYFASAMVILLRTLKIPARLVTGFSASQQNPLTGYFEIRGIDGHAWAEAWIDNRWITFEPTAFYQLPASQASTLSADQINDYVDSLSQRQQALSADNTFTVGGLLTTLWNALYLLLVIPISYLLLALFWLWPVLLLLLIIAVAAYLGRRYWWHQWWRKVAGKWVIFRLQRYQPQDTGTALGFYLRQLQWLGAANGVTRQPGQHLEKWCQALQQQLPKDTSNAALMQLKDLLNAYWYGSNKASAGINLPAQLQPDLIDLVKALTDAHPHKSGTDGEG, via the coding sequence ATGGCGCATTCTGAACCCCATCTTGCCACCACTGCCGACCAGCGGTCAGCCTCCGTCAGAACCTTGATCGGCTGGTTTTCAGCGCAACTGGCCCTGGCGGTTGCAGGTGCAGGAATATCCCTGTTTGGATTCTGGCCCGGACTGGGATTGGCGCTCCTCACACTGATCGGCAGCGGCTTGACGCTATATCTCGGCTGGCAACCGGATCGCACTCCGAGCCACCAGGCCGATAGTCCTGATAAAAAACGCTTCAAAACCGTTTCTGACAGCCTCGCCATCGTCGGCCTGATTGTCTTCGCCGGGCTGATATTCACCGTCGGTATTCTACCCGCCCTATTAGTGCTGCTGTTACTGGCACAGCTCGCCATTAACCTGGTTACCGAAAAACCCTTATTGCTGTTTTATGGGCTGGTGAATGGCTTTGCCTTTTTACTGCTTGGCGCGGCAGAAGCCACCAGCGGTGGTTATCTGTTGGTCATTGCAGGCTATGCGTTTTGTGTGGTGATGACGCTCTCAGTGCTCTGGTGTGTGCAGGCGACAACCGATAGCCGCATCAGCCTGATTCGACAGCGGGCAATCCATGAGGATCTGCTGTTTTTCAGTGCTGCAACCCACCCGCCCGAGAGTCAGGCAAAACGGTCTGAACGCTTCAAACCCTCAGCGACCATCCTGGCGGCGGCACTGCTGGTGATCTGTGCCGGGGTGATCTATCTGTTTTTACCACGCTTGCCAGCCGCCAACCTCGGCAGCCAGCTTTCCAGGGCCACAACGTTGTACAACAACGTCGACTGGCAGGCACAGGCCAAACGGGTTGACCTGACCAGCCAGGATGAACACTCCCAGACGCATAACAAGGGACAGGCCAATGACCTCAACCAGGATCAGCTGAACAGCGACCTCAGCGATAGCCCGCTGCCACTGTGGGAAGGACTGGATCCGAGTGCCGCACAATTTGACTATCGCGGCTTCCGCGATGAAATGAACCTCAACGACAGCCCCTATGGCAATAACACCACCACTGCTGATCTGAATCAGATCATTGCGCTGATGAAAGCCCCCCACGGCAGCTATCTGAAAGTACGTACCTTCGACCACTTTGATGGTCTGCGCTGGACCTCATCGGTCACTGCCTTCCGCAAGCAGGAAACCGATCTGTGGGGCAACGTTGTGCTGGCTGGCGAGCAAATAGACAGCGGCAATTTCCAGCAACAAATCACTCTGAAGCAAGGCATGTCGGCCTGGTTACCCGCCGCTGCCGACCCGGTCGCACTCTGGCTACCCGCCGTGGTAATGGCCACCGACGCTTTTGGTCAACCGGTATTACCCGCCCCACTACAGGCCAATACCCAGTACACCGTACTGTCACGGCAGCAGTTGGTTGATAATCGCCCGGCTTCCTACACACCCAAACCACGCGACCACGACCTGCAATTACCCTACAACCTGGATGACCGTATTCCGGCGCTGGCCCAATCCGTCACCGCCAATGCCCACACCCCGTACCAACAGGCCCAAGCGCTGGAGCAGCATTTACGCAGCGAATATCGCTATAGCTTCGATTCCGCACTTACCTCCCAGGGCGTGACTCCGCTGCCCGCATTTCTGTTTGAAAGCCGCGAAGGTCATTGCGAATATTTCGCCAGTGCCATGGTGATCCTGTTGCGCACCTTAAAAATTCCGGCGCGTCTGGTGACCGGGTTTTCCGCCAGCCAGCAGAATCCACTCACCGGCTATTTTGAAATTCGCGGGATTGATGGTCACGCCTGGGCAGAAGCCTGGATCGATAATCGCTGGATCACCTTTGAACCGACCGCGTTCTACCAACTGCCCGCCAGCCAAGCCAGTACCCTCAGCGCCGACCAGATCAATGACTATGTCGACAGCCTGAGTCAGCGTCAGCAAGCCCTGTCGGCCGACAATACATTCACCGTTGGTGGCTTACTCACGACACTCTGGAATGCCCTGTATCTGTTACTGGTGATTCCGATCAGCTATCTGCTGCTGGCGCTGTTTTGGCTCTGGCCAGTGTTATTGCTGTTATTGATCATTGCTGTGGCAGCGTATCTGGGTCGCCGTTACTGGTGGCACCAATGGTGGCGTAAAGTGGCTGGAAAGTGGGTAATCTTTCGTCTGCAGCGTTATCAACCGCAAGACACTGGCACAGCCCTGGGTTTTTACCTGCGCCAGTTGCAATGGCTTGGAGCAGCCAACGGCGTCACACGGCAGCCAGGGCAACATCTGGAAAAATGGTGTCAGGCATTGCAACAGCAGCTGCCCAAAGACACCAGCAACGCCGCGCTGATGCAGTTAAAGGACTTACTCAACGCCTACTGGTATGGCAGCAACAAGGCCAGCGCTGGAATCAACTTGCCAGCACAGCTGCAGCCCGACCTGATTGATCTGGTCAAAGCACTGACAGATGCTCACCCACACAAATCAGGCACAGACGGAGAAGGGTGA
- the rsxA gene encoding electron transport complex subunit RsxA, which produces MTEYLLILVSTILVNNFVLVQFLGLCPFMGVSNKLETAIGMGAATTFVLTLASLCSYLVYTFLLVPLELVYLKTISFIMVIAVVVGFTELAIRKTSPLLYRVLGIFLPLITTNCAVLGVALLNIKRDNSLVESILYGFGAAVGFSLVMVLFAAMRERIAVADVPKPFQGSAIAMVTAGLMSLAFMGFTGLVSI; this is translated from the coding sequence ATGACCGAGTATTTGCTGATTCTGGTAAGCACCATTCTGGTGAACAACTTTGTGCTGGTTCAGTTTCTCGGCCTGTGCCCCTTTATGGGGGTTTCCAACAAGCTGGAAACCGCCATTGGTATGGGTGCTGCCACCACCTTTGTGCTGACGCTGGCATCACTGTGCAGCTATCTGGTGTACACCTTCTTGTTGGTGCCACTAGAGTTGGTGTACCTGAAAACCATCAGTTTCATTATGGTGATTGCCGTCGTTGTCGGTTTTACCGAATTGGCTATTCGGAAAACCAGCCCACTGCTGTATCGGGTTTTGGGTATATTCCTGCCGCTGATCACCACCAACTGCGCCGTATTGGGCGTGGCGTTGCTGAACATCAAACGCGATAACAGTCTGGTGGAATCCATCCTTTATGGTTTTGGCGCTGCCGTAGGCTTCTCGCTGGTGATGGTGTTATTTGCCGCCATGCGCGAACGTATTGCTGTCGCCGATGTACCAAAACCATTCCAGGGCTCTGCCATTGCCATGGTCACTGCGGGCTTGATGTCGCTGGCATTTATGGGCTTTACCGGCCTGGTCAGTATTTAA